The sequence GACAGCAGTCAGgcttttaaagaaaaaaaagaaatgaatccaAATCCTAACCTTTAGTGCTGATGCCCCTGAGGTCAGTGATCTTCATCAGCATGCGGGGGAACATGTGAGGCTTGTTGGGGCGACGGCGGCGGGCATATATCTTCAGAGCCTCAAGTAGAGGCTCTTGCAGCTTATCCACTTTCTGGGGCTCCTCCAGATCCATACGATCTAACAAAGAAAGCAGGTAGTAAATAATTAACTTTATTATTCAGCAGAAGTTTTATTGCTTAAAATCAATGTCCTTATCAAAACTCAGTATCTAGCTCTTTCACTTTGTATCACTAAGAAGTTACACAGTTGCTAAGATGTGAAAGCTGCAGTACCTCCACAGATGAGGCAGATGGCGCTGAGGAGACCAGTTTCTGTGTCGTCCATCTCCAGGGGCAGAAGCTGACCGGCAAATGCGAACACCAGGTCTGTGAGTGGTCCGAAGCCGGCGTTATGCATCTGAGTCCGGTTCAAAGTTAAGCCATCTGAGAATGTCATAGTGTCCTGTTCTGGGGTGTAGCGCGTGCAGATCCTCAGCATCTGTGAGCAAAAAAAGAGGTGGAAATATTGTAAATACTGAGTAACATATTGTGCAAATGTGATAAGGCAAAACTTTCTACATCACCAACATAACCGCAGTGACTTATTATACCTGCTCAAAGGGCTATTTTACTTTTTTAGTATAATTTGAACAAATCCAAACGTATTACCACCTTTCACCAACAGATGTCAGTATTCCCTCATGCGTCATTTGCATTATTTGTAAGAAAATGGCTCTGCTGTGAGGAGAAGCGAACAAAATCATTGGTTTCCTCACCAGTATGTCCAGGCAGGCTGACTTCAGTAGAGTGATCTGGTCAGCGATGGTGAGGGTGGTGAAACCTGGCAGCCGCTTGGCAAACTCCACAATCTTGATGATACATTTGGTAGAGAGCTCACTGAACTTGTCCCATAAGCCCAAATCCAGCTGGACGCGGTGGTCTGAGCTGGAGTTCTGAGGACACAAAGAAATACGCAATcagtgtgtttttacagaagTGGTGTAAGATCCTGTTTGCGTCAATGGTGAGCACGTCGGAGCCTCGCAacgcatttacattttacatccatcaagaggggggaaaaaaaaatctatttacatGTTGCATCAATCATTCTCAGAGGCCACACAGAGGCCTTAATGGGGAACTGAATTAGTTAAACCACCCCAATGTTGAGAAAGCTACGGTGAATTTACGTCTTCACGCAATTTGAGCCCTCAGTGATGACATAGGCTGTTGCCATGCATAGTATGAATGAACCGTATtgtaggttgtgtgtgtgtgcgcgcgcgtctTACGGTGGTGTATTTGCCCAATTGGCAAAGTGACGGGAACGTTTCTTGATGGGCTTTGCTGACTTTGTTGACCAACTCCTCGAGCTCCCCACTGAGCTCGTAGTTCTCTGGAAGcaccacctcctccttcacatccttctttttcttgtttcGGTCATTACGCACAGCTACGTGGAGAAAGATGAGAAAACAACACCGTTAGAAAAGGGATTTCTGCACGCAAAATCTGTGTTCATGCTGTGTGAGAAGTCAGGCAGTGAATGTTCTACTTCTGTCTGTGAATTATCTTTATCCATCACGTGCAGAAACATTGCTAGCACCCACGCTCCAAGTCTATCACCAACAAGGAAATCCATGCTTGAAAACTTTTGAGGTACTTCTACGCAGTACTTCTTTTATCATGGCACAGACATCGACTGTCACTGTCTTATCACCTGCTCTCTCCCTTGCCCATCTCTCTATCCAATTGACCCAGTGTGCATAAGCCAGTCCTCCACTCTTTCCCTCtgcatctcctctccctcctcctcctcccttacTTTCCTTCCTCTCAGGATATCCAGTAATAGCAGAGGCACAATGCGATCCCGGTCTTAAAACACATcctatacaaacattatactcgCATACATATCCCACAGCCTCTTTGACAAGCAGGGGCACCAAACTGTGTCTTTGATTCAGCTAACAGCGTAAATTACTGCAattacagatttttttgttaacactcaaaatgtaattttacgCTGAGCTGCTTGATGAATGAAAGCAGTGTCTGTACAGGCCAGAGGGTTGAGCATTTTGcggtgaaacaggaagtcaggaccATTTTATAAAGCTGTTAGTCATATGATTGGTCCAGTTCCCAGCCTCACCCTGATCACCATCCCTGGTATGCTCATCTACACTCTCTCTGCTGCACAGTTTCCCAGAGTCTCTGAGTGAGGTTTGAACAATCAATAAGTACGTACTGTGTGATGCAGGTCAGATACTAGGCATCAACTCTTATCAACTGATTCTCAAGGTCTTTAAACCAGGTTATATCATGCAGTGCGCCTTGATCCATGGTGCAGTCTTGCATTTGTGTGTTGATATATGTATTAGTAAGCGTATGAGAGTTAATCTCCTTCCTCTGGAACGGTCCAGGCCCGGGACGCTCACCTTCCTTGGACATGCCGACCTCAAAGCACTTCTGCAGCCTGCAGTACTGACATCGGTTGCGTGTGACCTTGTTAATCTGGCAGTTCTTGTCTCTGTGGCAGGTGTACACCATATTCTTCTGGATACTACGTCGGAAGAAACCCTGAAGCAACAACATGAGAATAGTAAGACACAAAATGAAGAGGCGAAGAGAGGGAGATGATTCAGtgtcaaaacacaaaatcaatgacggtttttttttgttttgcttgagAAAGGAattcttgcattttttttaggCCCCCTCCTCTAATTtaatcaaaataattttaatatgCATGCTAACATTATCTGATCTTCATGGAAGGGCAATTCGCAAACAATTCCTGGAACTGAAAGTCTGTCATAAATCCAGACAAACCACAGCTCAAAAGCATCTGGCAGGTTCTCCTCACCTTGCAGCCCTCACATGAACTGACACCATAGTGGTATCCTGAGGACTTGTCCTGGCACACAAAGCATGGTTTGTAGACACGAGGCGGgggtggtggagatggagaacTGGGTACCATCTCCTCTGAGCTGGTGCTCTGAGTCTCCACCGCTAtagacaacaaaaaaacaaaacaaaaaaaacagcacatgAGCAGATGCTTTGTTATAGATCATGGTACAACAGCTACTTTGAGTCTAATGCGACAGATGTAGATGGTGGAGTGCGTTTCGTCCAGTACAGCGTAGTGTGCCGACAGTACTTCTGTTACCATTTGACTTGCAACGATGTGTGACGGTTCAGTTAGGTAGCATTTCAACTGCAGGTGGACTGAGATatattttcatgtattttttttttagtatgaCTTTCTGTGGGATTAAGTGGGTAAGGTAAGTTGACAGGAAGAAACACAACCCTCTCAACTTACCCACCCTAAGGGACAACACTTGAAAGTTGTAATTGTTTCATGTGAACACTCAGAAATGACAAAAGGACAAATACCTGACTGCAGtcggaacctttttttttttttttttttacagttggTAAGAAAGCACATTGTTGAATGACAGCTTCTCTGATAAAGCCAGGCAACGGTAAGCTGTTGCAGCGTCAAGGCTGGCTCTTCCTCATTCCACAGACTGTCAACAGCCCATGATGACAAACAGAATAGATGCATCTCAAACTCGCATGCACGTAATCTTGATGTGAagttctctttgtttgtttgtttgcattaaaTATTCCAGAACAGATTtgggcttttgttttgttcgcATCATATGGATTCTGTACTCAGAAACAAAGGCTGCTGCCACACATGGTAGCCTGCAGAAACTCAGACACACATGCTGATAAGGTGAAGTATGGAATCCATATGCTGCGCATACACTTAGCCAACAGAATCATAACTTTCACCCTTGGTTACCCTCAAACTTCAAACCCCCAACTCTGCAtcccacaaccccccccaacaaaaaacCCTATTTTCTCTTGTTTCCTGGCCCTAAATTCCACAGCACAGCCCTGCCAGGTTTTAATAGAGGCCTAGGCTCGTAAGGCGGCCTATAAAGGCGGTCCCATGGCTGGATGGAGGCCCCAGCTCGGCTGGCCGAAACTTTATTGGGACTCGGTCACCTTGGGCAGCTATTCACACCACCAGCTGTAGCTCCCAGCCCATAAAAAAAGccaatcataaaataaaaaacagggaGGCTCTAAAATTCAAACTTTTACTGCCCCCAGCACCTTCAATGGAAAGCATAGAGGCCAGGCCTAAACTTAACCTACAGgcccccctccccttctctcacacccagggctgggggggggggtaccccaCCAGCTTGGCTTTTTACAAGAGAAGGGAGActtcaaaaagaagaaaaaaaagagcataaaaaaaggaatttgaGAACGGGGCAGAtggggggagaggggagagTTGCTCCTGAGGGCAAGTCTTGTTCAAGACCAAGCTGACCATTACTGCCTGCTACAGCTGACTGGCCAGCTACTACCTCATTAATGATAGTACCAGAAATATGccagacattttcatttgcttcctgctgctcagacATCTgcttttcatgtgtgtgttttttatatttGGTAATTCAGAATCCACATTCAAAGTTTTCGTTTTGGCCTTGTACTTTTGCTGGATGAAAGTATGTTTTCCGTTTGTTTTTAGAGTGAACCCCAAGCCAAATGTGCAAATCCATCTAAGACCCGAAGTTTATTCCTGCTTGAATGTTTCTACAGCAGTTCACGCATCTCCGTGGCCAGACTGTAACAAAGCAGCAGGGTGAGTGAATGGGAGAACAGAAACCCTCTGGACGTGCCATGAACCTCTGTGTTTATGCCATAATAACAACCAGCAAATGAGGCTTCAGACCAAGCGCTGACAACCCTTCAGAAAAGGACAAACCATATGTGGCGTCAAGTAACGAGCACTGACTGACGCCGTCTAAAGAAAGCGAGCCAAACAGGAAAAGGCCATCCTGGAGAAACCTCAAACAGCGGTGAGAGGGAAGATACACCAGCCTCCGTCGTCACGTTGAACCTGGTccctgctggagaacatgatccccccccccccccccccccgcgccttGTTCAAATCTACTGCACCACTTACCCTAGGGTGCCACCGTGGGAGAGGGTCCATTCAGACAGCCACCCTGAGCCCCCTTTACCCAACTCAGCTCATCACTGTTTAGAAAACAAAGCCCTGTGAAATGAGAGGCCCTCCTTATCAGTGCTCCGAGGCCTGGGGGCCATTTGCATGACAATCGCCACGCAAAAGCCTGCGAGCTGATGACGGACGTTTGAGATGAGATGAGCAGGATAGGTGGCTGGCTGCTGTTGttgggggaggagaggagggtaaAGAGAAGCAAGATGGAGGGATAGTTAAATTAGTGGAGGCCACTGTTAGTTTCCTGGTCAATATCAGTTTACACCCTAATCCCCTCTCTCCACGCACAAGTGGCCCCAGCTGCACTGACGAGGCCTAATCCCCAGGTCACGCACAGAAGAGACTATTCCAATGGCTACAATATACGCGTAGGGACACAGGAGGATAATATTCACTACCTAAAAGCAACATACAATAATCCGCACTCCCACCACATTTCACTGAAGTGCTTCAGCCGGAGAGGAAAGCAGTGTTCATCATTCTCCACAACCTCATTTTGATGTGAAATGTAACAACGCATGACAGAAGAAATAGCTGAGGTTTTCTTCAACTAGGTCAATTATATTTGAATTCTAGGTCAAGTCAGTTGGGCCAGCCTTACGCCCCTTTAGATGTGGCAGATTATGACTGAAAAAGTGATTTGATCATGTTATACCAGTAAGGAAACTGGTAACCGAAGACGCCCGTTGCTCACTTAAGTGGAATGGGGAAAGTTTCTAACGTATGTGAGCAACGGCATGACTGTGCTGCTTGTGTGTTATGTTGCAACACACTTCTTTTAGAGGAGCAGCATATGACATTCTGGCAGCGTAACAACTGCTCTTTCACAATCGGCCTGCAGATTTGGTCTACGTGACTTGTTGGTATGATTGAATCTCAAATAAGACGCTGTTCCAGAAGTCTAGAATTTGCGTGCTGCATTTACTCGAATGCTTCTTCACCATGGGTGGTGCCCACtactatacacacacacacagtatattttCCACTGTTCCCCTGTCATATAATGTCATGTGTCTTTTATTGTACTTGTACTAACTGCAAGCACAGAGTTCTAGGATCTCTAACTTCACAATATATCCTGCAAAGTTTGTTCTTGTCAAAGATATTCAGAGCGTGTAAGACTCTGATGCAGGGTGTGAGAGGGTGATCACAGTATGGCCCACTGTGAAAAGACGGGGCAGATAGCGGTGGCAGAAGGGGAGCAGATTGAGAGAGGATGGTGAGCAGTGGGCTAGAAGACTTGTTGGCACCCTCTGTGTGTGCCATTGAGGGCATCCATTGGCCTTCTATCCAAAAGCACCACAGAGTGCTCACTGAAGATTTCCATGGAGAACTGGTCTTtatgaaagaggaaaagaaagtaCCACACCCTTGTCATTGGTGCCAGCGTGTTTCACTCtccttctctgtttctctgccCACATCTTCCCGCCATCCCTCGGAGGCTTCTGCTACAAGGTCCCACACAGCAGGCCTGTTTCCTTCCTCTTGTCAGTATCGGTCTTTCCAGAGGATCTCCG is a genomic window of Brachionichthys hirsutus isolate HB-005 chromosome 2, CSIRO-AGI_Bhir_v1, whole genome shotgun sequence containing:
- the rarga gene encoding retinoic acid receptor gamma-A isoform X2, with amino-acid sequence MFDCMEALGMGPRQLYDVTSRGACMLRKASPFFAGLDPFAWTGSASVQSVETQSTSSEEMVPSSPSPPPPPRVYKPCFVCQDKSSGYHYGVSSCEGCKGFFRRSIQKNMVYTCHRDKNCQINKVTRNRCQYCRLQKCFEVGMSKEAVRNDRNKKKKDVKEEVVLPENYELSGELEELVNKVSKAHQETFPSLCQLGKYTTNSSSDHRVQLDLGLWDKFSELSTKCIIKIVEFAKRLPGFTTLTIADQITLLKSACLDILMLRICTRYTPEQDTMTFSDGLTLNRTQMHNAGFGPLTDLVFAFAGQLLPLEMDDTETGLLSAICLICGDRMDLEEPQKVDKLQEPLLEALKIYARRRRPNKPHMFPRMLMKITDLRGISTKGAERAITLKLEIPGPMPPLIREMLENPEAFEDQTESNDSPPPPPPPPPPPPTLVVKQEAEDEEDSWAAENGSEPSPEEEDEDDDDDGGDEERDRGSDSEGEPWGALDGVDGSRKGLAGRAQ
- the rarga gene encoding retinoic acid receptor gamma-A isoform X1 — translated: MATNREQQVGHMTGFPPAVYPFAFNSMRNHSPFDLLANSSLFGRFGADLPKEMAALSVETQSTSSEEMVPSSPSPPPPPRVYKPCFVCQDKSSGYHYGVSSCEGCKGFFRRSIQKNMVYTCHRDKNCQINKVTRNRCQYCRLQKCFEVGMSKEAVRNDRNKKKKDVKEEVVLPENYELSGELEELVNKVSKAHQETFPSLCQLGKYTTNSSSDHRVQLDLGLWDKFSELSTKCIIKIVEFAKRLPGFTTLTIADQITLLKSACLDILMLRICTRYTPEQDTMTFSDGLTLNRTQMHNAGFGPLTDLVFAFAGQLLPLEMDDTETGLLSAICLICGDRMDLEEPQKVDKLQEPLLEALKIYARRRRPNKPHMFPRMLMKITDLRGISTKGAERAITLKLEIPGPMPPLIREMLENPEAFEDQTESNDSPPPPPPPPPPPPTLVVKQEAEDEEDSWAAENGSEPSPEEEDEDDDDDGGDEERDRGSDSEGEPWGALDGVDGSRKGLAGRAQ